In Gemmatimonadota bacterium, the sequence GCCCGAGGCCTGGCTGATCGACAACAAGGTCAAGGCCCCGAAGTCGCGGCAGTGGAACCTGGGCATCCGGCGGGTGTTCGGCAGCGTGACGGCCAGCGCCACCTACGTCGGCGTCCGCGGCGTGGACCAGCTGACCATGAACTGGGCCAACTTCGGCCTCAACCCGGACGGCTCCTGCTGCACCAGCTTCCCGATCAGCAACCACGGCTTCAGCAACTTCATCTACTCCACCAGCGACGGGAAGACGTGGTATGACGCGCTGCAGGTGCAGGTGGACCGGCCCTACCGCCGCACCAGCGAGAGGTTCGGCTGGGGCGCCGGGCTGGCGCTCACCTACGCCGAGCGCTCGGTGCAGGGCGTCGACGCCCTGGGCGACCTGTTCGCCTTTCCCAACACCAAGAACATTCCCAAGCACCCGGCCAACGACGAGAAGGTCCGCATCGTGGCCAACTGGATCATGGACGTACCGTTCCTGTATGGCATCCAGTTCGGCGGTCTCGTCACCCTGGGCAGCGGCAACCGCTCGGACGTGGGCTGCCCGGCCCGCTTCTGCGGCACCGGCTATGAGCGCGGGGGCTTTACACCGAAGCGCTACAACTTCATTGTCCCGGGGGCGTTTGCGTACCGGATGGTGGATCTCCGCGTCCGGAAGGACTTCCCGAACTTCGGGGGCAACACCCTCGGCGTGACGGTGGACCTGTTCAACGCCTTCAACTACCAGAACTTCGGGTGCTACAACACCGGCTCCAAGACCGACCCGAACTTCGGCAAGGCGGGGTGCGTGGTCAGCGACGCCCGCCGGTTCCAGCTCGGCATGGAGTACGCCTTCTAAGTCACCTCACCACAAGCCGCGGGGGGCCTTCCGGCCCTCCGCGGTGCTTCACCCCCTGCGCGGGGCTCCCCCATGTCCTTCCGTCGCGGCACCCCCGTGCTGGCCCTGTGCCTTCCGCTGCTCGCCGCCGCGTGCGGCGACGCCCCCGGCCCCGCGGCCGCCGCCCCACCGACCGCCCTGGAGCTGGCGTTTCTCGACACCCTCGAGCAGCGCACCTTCAACTTCTTCTGGGAACGCACCGACCCCACGACCGGCCTGACGCCGGATCGCTGGCCCACGCCGAGCTTCTCGAGTATCGCCGCGGTGGGGTATGCCCTCACCGCCTACCCGATCGGCGTCGAGCGGGGCTACATCACCCGGGCCGAGGCCGCCGAGCGCACCAAGACCACCCTCGCGTGGTTCTGGCAAGCGCCCCAGGGACCGGACGCGACCGGGATGAGCGGCCACCAGGGGTTCTTTTACCATTTCCTCGACATGCCCTCGGGCGCCCGCTTCCGCGACGTGGAGCTGTCGACGATCGACACCGCGCTCCTGCTGGCGGGGGTGCTGTTCTGCCGCGAGTACTACGATGGCCCTGACGCCACCGAGACCGGCATCCGCGCCCTGGCCGACTCGCTCTACCGCCGGGCCGACTGGCAGTGGGCGCAGCGGACCCCGCCCCTGGTGAACATGGGCTGGAAGCCGGAGGACGGCTGGCAGCCGCTCGACTGGCGGGGCTACGACGAGGCCATGATCGTCTACCTGCTGGCCCTGGGCTCCCCCACCCACCCGGTGGACAGCACCGCCTGGGCGGCGTGGAGCGCCACATACCAGTGGGGCACGTACCACGGCCAGGCCCACGTCGGGTTCGCGCCGCTGTTCGGGCACCAGTTCTCCCACGTGTGGGTGGACTTCCGTGGCATCCAGGACCCCTACATGCGGTCGCGGGGCCTCGACTACTTCGAGAACAGCCGCCGGGCCACGCTGGCGCAGCGGGCCTACGCCATCGCCAACCCCGACGGGTGGCGCGGCTACGGGAAGGACGCGTGGGGGATCTCGGCGTCCGACGGCCCGGCCGACGTCACGCTGCCCTACAATGGCCGGGACCGGCGGTTCTTCACCTACGCGGCGCGGGGGGCCTCCTTCACCGAGGTCCGGGACGACGGCACGATCTCCCCGATGGCCTCCGCCTCGTCCCTGCCCTTCGCGCCGGAGGTGGTGCTCCCCACCCTGGTGGCCATGCGTGAGACCTACGGCGACGCGCTCTTCGGCCAGTACGGCTTCGTCGATGCCTTCAACCCCACCTTCCAATTTCCCGGCGTGACGCCGAGCCAGGGGCGCATCGTGCCCGGTGTGGGGTGGTTCGATACCGACTACCTCGGCCTGGATCAGGGGCCCATCGTCGCCATGACCGCGAACTACCGCCGCGACTTTGTCTGGAAGTACATGCGGAAGAGCCCGTACCTCATCCAGGGGCTGCGCCGCGCGGGGTTCACCGGAGGGTGGCTGGGCTCGTGAACCGCGCCGGCGCGGCAGCCCTCCTGGCGGCGCTGCTGCTGGGCTGCGGGGGTGAGCGCGGCGCACCTGCGACCACGCTCCGCTTCTGGGCCTTCGGGCGCGAGGGCGAGGTGGTGCAGGCGCTGGTGCGCGACTGGGAGCGCGGGCACCCGGGGGTGCGGGTCGAGGTGCAGCAGATTCCCTGGAGCGCGGCGCACGAGAAGCTCCTCACCGCGCACGTGGGCCACGCCACCCCGGACCTGGCACAGCTGGGCAACACCTGGGTCCCGGAGCTCGTGACCCTGGACGCCCTGCTCCCGCTCGACAGCCTGCAGCGCGCCGCGGCGGACATGGACACCAGCGGGCATTTCCCCGGGATCTGGGCCACCAACGTGGTGGACGGCCGGCTGTGGGGGATCCCGTGGTACGTGGATACGCGGGTGCTCTTCTACCGCCGGGACCTCCTGGCCCGCGCGGGCTACGCCCGCATGCCGGAGGACTGGGCCGGCTGGCTCGAGGCCATGCGCGCGCTCAAGCGGCTGGGGGGCGAGCGGCGGTACGCCATCTTCCTCCCGCTCAACGAGTGGCCGCCGCAGGCCATCCTCGGGCTGCAGCAGGGCTCCCCGCTGCTCACCGCGGACGGGCGCGGCGCCTTCGGCGACAGCGCCTTTGCGCGGGCGTTCGACTTCATGCTCAACCTGTACCGCGAGGGGCTGGCGCCGCCGGTGTCCAACACCGAGATCGCCAACCTCTACCAGGAGTTCGCCCGGGGCACGTTCAGCATGTACATCAGCGGCCCCTGGAACCTGGGCGAGTTCCGCCGCCGCATTCCCGCCGACCAGCAGCACGCCTGGGCCACCGCGCCGCTCCCCGGCCCCACCGGCGCGGCCTCCGGCGTGTCGCTCGCCGGCGGGGCGAGCCTGGTGATCTTCCGCGCCTCGCGGCAGCAGGCGCTGGCGTGGGACCTGGTCCGCTACCTCTCCCAGCCGGCCCAGCAGGCGCGGTTCTACCACCTGACCGGTGACCTCCCCGCCCGCCGGGAGGCCTGGGCCGACAGCGCGCTGGCTGCCGACAGCGCGGCGGCCGCCTTCCGGGTGCAGCTCACCCGCGCCGTCCCGACGCCGATGGTCCCGGAGTGGGAGCAGGTGACCACCAAGATCATGGACCAGACGGAGGCGGCGGTGCGCGGCGGAGTGACGCCGGCCGAGGCGCTCGCCGCGCTCGACCGCGAGGTGGACCGGCTGCTCGAGCGGCGGCGCTACCTGCTGGCCCGGCGGCCGGGGCCGGAGCGGTGAGCCGCCCCGAGGCGCGGGCGGAATCGCGGGCGGGGTGGCTCTTCATCACGCCCGCCCTGGCCCTCATCACGGTGTTCTTCGTCCTGCCGGTGCTGGCGGCCTTCGGGCTCTCGTTCACCGACTTCGACATCTACTCCATCGGCGATCCGGGGAGCACGCGGTTCATCGGCCTCGGGAACTACCGCACCCTGTGGGACAGCCCGCTCTTCTGGACGGCGCTCCGCAATACCACCTGGTTCGTGGTGCTGGGCGGGCCGCTCTCGGTGCTGGCCTCGCTGGTGGCGGCGGTGCTGGTGCACTCGAAGCTGGTGCGGTTCCGCCCGCTCTTCCGGAGCGCCTTCTTTGCCCCGTGGGTCACCACGCTGGTGGCGGTGGCGCTGGTGTGGCGCTACGTCTACCACCCGCAGTACGGCCCGCTCAATGCGCTGCTGCAGGCCGTGGGGCTGCCGGCCATCGACTGGCTGGGCCACCCGGCGTGGGCCATGCCGGCGATCGTGCTGGTCTCGGTGTGGAAGAACTTCGGCTACAACATGCTGGTGTTCCTGGCCGGCCTGTCGAACATCCCCGAGGAGCTGTACGAAGCGGCGGAGCTCGATGGCGCGGGGGCGTGGCACCGGTTCCGGCACGTGACCGTGCCGATGCTCGGGCCGACCTTCGTCTTCGTGGGCGTGGTCACGATGATCGCGAGCTTCCAGGTCTTCAGCGAGCCGTACGTGATGACGCAGGGCGGGCCGCTCAAGAGCACCCTCACCCTGATGCTGCTCATGTACGAGGAGGGCTTCCGCTGGTGGCGGCTGGGCTTCGCCACCGCGATCGCGGTGGTCCTCTTCCTTTTGACCCTGGCCGGGACGCTGATCCAGCTGCGGCTGCGGCGGGAGCCCGTGGCATGAGCCGCCGCCTGCTCCGCACGGTGCTGCTGCACGCCCTGCTGCTCGTGGGCGCGGGCTTCGCCGCGGGGCCGCTCCTGTGGATGGTGTCGGCCAGCCTCATGGCGCCCGGCGAGGCCAACCACGCGCCGCCCCCGCTCGTCCCCTCCGACCCGACGCTGGAGCACTACCGCGCGCTGTTCGAGAGCCAGCACCTCGGCCGCTACTTCCTCAACAGCCTGATCATCGCGGTGGGCGGCACCCTCCTCGGGGTGCTGCTCACCGGGATGGCGGGGTACGCCTTTGCCAAGCTGCGCTTCCGGGGGCGGCAGCCGCTCTTCCGGGCCCTGCTCTACGGGATGGTGGTCCCGGGCCAGGTGGCGATGCTGCCGATGTTCCTCCTGCTCCGCGAGATGGGGCTCATCAACACGCTGTTCGGCGCGATGATCCCGGTGCTCGCCCCGATCTACGGCATCTTCCTGGTGCGACAGTACGCCCTCTCCATCCCGGACGACCTGCTCGACGCGGCGCGCCTCGATGGCGCCGGGGAGTGGCGGCTGTTCCGCTCGGTGGTGCTGCCGGCGATCGCCCCGGTGCTCGCCACCCTCGGCGTGTTCACCTTCCTGTCCGCGTGGAACGACTTCATGTGGCCGCTGATCGTCCTCAGCGACGACCGGCGCTACACCCTGCCGGTGGCGCTGGCCAACCTGGCCGGCGAGCACGTGCAGGACGTGGAGCTGATCATGGGGGGCGCGGTGGTGACGGTCTTGCCGGTGTTCGTCGCCTTCCTCTTCCTGCAGCGCTACTACATCCAGGGCATCATGGCCGGGAGCGTGAAGGGATGATCGCCGCACTGCTGCTGGTGGCCGGGCTGGGCGGCCAGGCCGACACCCTCGCGCCACGGCTGCTCGACAGCTTCGAGCGGCCGGAGGCGTGGAGCGCCCACCCCGCGGATGGCGTGCGGGCCACGCTGCGGGGCGAGCTGGGGCACCGCGGCCACGCGCTGCGGATGGACTTCGACTTCCAGGGCGGCGGCGGCTACGCGATCGCCCGCCGCACGCTGCCGGTCGACCTCCCCGCCAACTACGCCTTCACCTTCTGGCTCCGCGCCACCGGGCCCGCGAACACCCTCGAGTTCAAGCTGGTCGACGCCTCGGGAGAGAACGTCTGGTGGTACACCGAGCGGGACCGGTCCTTCGACGGCGTCTGGCGACGGGTGACGATCCGCAAGCGCCAGATCACCTATGCCTGGGGCCCGCAAGGGGGCGGGGAGCTGGGCCACGTCGCGGCGCTGGAGCTGGTGATCACCGCCGGCCGGGGGGGCCGCGGCACCGTCTGGTTCGACGAACTGGAACTCACCCCCCTCCCCGTGGCCGGTCCCTACACCGGCGCCCCGCTGGCCCGGGCCTGGAGCAGCCTCCGGGGCGCTCCCGCCGCCCTGGCCGTCGATGGCGATACCTCGACCGCCTGGCGCAACGCGGCGGGCGGGGCCCGCGACACGGCGACCGGCGGCCCGCCGCGCGCCCTGACCATCGACTTCGGGCGGCCGCGAGAGTTCGGCGGCCTTTCCCTCTTCTGGCGCCCGGGCGGGGCCTCCGCCACCTACGACGTGCAGCTCTCCGACGACGGGCGCGCCTGGCGCACGGTGCGCCGGGTGACCGAGGGCAACGGTGGCCGCGATGACCTCCAGCTCCCGGACACCGAGACCCGGTGGCTCCGCCTGCTGCTCCGCGACGCGCTGGCCGGTCGCCGCTTTGCGCTGGGCGAGGTCGTGGTGCAGCCGCTGGCGTGGGGCGCCACCCGCAACGCCTTCTTCGGGGCGCTTGCGGCGTTGGCCCCCGCGGGCAGCTTCCCCCGGTACTGGAGCGGCCGACGCGCGTACTGGACCGTCGTGGGCCTCGATGCCGCGCGCGAGGAGGCGCTCTTCGGCGAGGATGGCGCGGCCGAGGTGGGCAAGGGCGACTTCTCGGTGGAGCCGTTCCTGCGGGACGGGGGCCGGACCCTCAGCTGGCACGACGTCATCCCCGAGCCCACGCTCGAGGATGGCGTGCTGCCCATCCCCTCCACTACCTGGCGCATGCCAGGGCTCTCGCTCACCGTCACCGCCTTCGCCGTCGGGGAGCCGAGCCACCCGAACCTGGTGCTGCGCTACCGCCTGCGGAACGAGGGTCAGGCGCCGCGCACCCCGACGCTCTATGCGGCGGTCCGGCCCTTCCAGGTGAACCCGCCCAGCCAGTTCCTGAATACCAGCGGTGGCGCCGCCCGCATCGACAGCGTGCGGTGGACCGGCCGGGCCCTCAAGGTGAACGCGGACCGCCTGGTGATCCCGCTGACCCGGCCCGGGGCGGTGGGGGCCACCAGCTTCGATGCCGGCGAGATCGCGTCCCACCTGCTGCGGGGCACGCTCCCCGTGGCGACCCGTGCCCGCGACCCCTTCGGTGCCGCCTCGGCGGCGCTGGCGTGGCCGCTGACCCTCGGGCCGGGCGATTCGGCGTCCGTCTATCTCGAGGTGCCGCTCACTCCCGGTGGCCGCCAGGCCCTCCCGGCCAACGATCCCGCGGTCGTGGAGCAGGCACTCGCCGAGACCCGCGGCTGGTGGCACGAGCGGCTGGAGCGGACCCGGATCCTGCTGCCGCCCTCGGGCGGGCACCTGGCCCGGACCATCGAGAGCACGCTCGCGTGGATCCTGGTCAATCGCGATGGCCCGAGCATCCAGCCCGGGTCGCGCAGCTACGAGCGCTCCTGGATCCGGGACGGCTCGCTCACCTCGGCGGCGCTGCTCCGGTTCGGGCACCCGGAGGTGGTGCGGGACTTCGTCCGCTGGTTCGCCGGCTTCCAGTATCCCAGCGGCAAGGTGCCCTGCTGCGTCGACGCGCGCGGGGCCGATCCCGTGCCCGAGCACGACAGTCATGGCCAGCTGGTGTACCTGGTGGCCGAGTACTGGCGGCACACCGGCGACACCGCGCTGGTGCGAGAGCTGTGGCCGCACGTGACCGCCGCGGTCAGTTACCTCGACTCGCTGCGCCAGACCCGCCGGACCGGGGAGTATCGCTCGGGGCCCGGGGAGGTATTCTTCGGCCTGCTCCCGCCCTCGATCAGCCACGAGGGGTACTCCGCCAAGCCCATGCACTCGTACTGGGACGACATCTTCGCGCTGCGGGGGTTCACCGACGCGGCCCGGATGGCCGAGGTCCTGGGTGATGCCGCGGCGGCCAGCCGCTACGGCGCGCTGCGCGACGCGTTCCGCGCCGACCTGCTCGCCTCGTGGGCGCGGGTGATGGCGCGCGACGGCATCGACTACCTCCCCGGGGCCGCCGACCTCGGCGACTTCGACGCCACCTCCACCACGGTGGCGGTGTCGCCGGGCGGGCTGCAGGGGATCGTGCCCGACGCGGCCCTCCGCGCCACCTTCGCGCGCTACTGGCGGCAGGCGCGTGCCCGGGCCGACAGCGGCAGCACCTGGGAGAACTACACGCCGTACGAGCTGCGGACGGTGGGGACCCTGCTCCGGCTGGGGTGGCCCGACCGCGCCCGGGCGCTGCTGGAGCAGTTCCTGGCCGACCAGGAACCGACGGGCTGGAACCAGTGGCCGGAGGTGGTCTGGCACGACCGCCGCGTGCTCAAGTTCATCGGGGACAGCCCGCACACCTGGGTGGGATCGGATTTCCTCCGCTCCGCCGCAGACCTCTTTGCCTACGAGGATGAGGCGGACGGGTCGCTGGTGCTCGGCGCCGGGCTCGATCCCCGCTGGCTCGAGGGCGAGGGGGTCCGCGTGGAGCGCCTCGGCACCTGGTGGGGCCCGCTGAGCTACACGGCGCGGCGGGAGGAAACGTCGGTGCGGGTGCGCCTCGGCGCCGGGCTCCGGCCGCCGCCCGGCGGGATCCGCGTGATGGTGCCGGGCGGACCCCCGCCCCGTCAGGTCCTGGTGGATGGCGTGGCGCAGCCGGCGCCATCCGATGGCGTCGTCCTGCTCCGCCGCGTGCCGGCGGAGGTCGTCGTTGTTTACTGATCGCAAGGGAGGGTGTCCGTGACACCCCGCGCAGCGCTGCTGTCGAATGGCCGGTACCGGGTGATCCTGTCAGGCGCCGGCACCGGCGCTTCGCTCTTCGACGACCTGGCGCTCACCCGCTGGAGCCGCGACCGGACCCGCGACGCCGAAGGGGTGCTGCTCTACATCCAGGACCTCGACCGGGGCCTGGCGTGGAGCGCCGGGACCTCGCCGATGCGTGGCGCTCCGGACGGCGGCGGCGGCGAGGCCGGACGCGGCCGGGCCCGGGTGTGGCGGCACGATGGGGACGTGAGCACCCGGCTCGACGTGTGCGTGGACCCCGGGGCCGACCGGGAGCTGCGCGTGCTCACCCTCTACAACCACGCGGTCACGCCGCGACGGGTGGCGGTGACCAGCTACGTGGAGGTGGCGCTCAATCACCCCGCGGCCGACGCCGGGCATCCCGCCTTCTCCAAGCTGTTCGTCCAGACGGAGCAGGTGCCCGGCGCCGAGGCCCTGCTGGCGCGCCGCCGCCCCCGCAGCCCCTCGGAGCGCCCGGTGTACCTGGGCCACGGGTTGCAGCTGGCGGGCGCCACGCGCCCGCCCCGCGCCGAATGGGAGACGGACCGGGCGCGGTTCATCGGCCGGGGCCGGGGCGTGCAGCATCCCGCGGCGCTGGAGCCCGGCGCCCGGCTCTCCGGCACCACCGGCAACGTGCTCGACCCGGTGCTGGCCCTGCGGCGCCACGTCACCATCCCGGCCGGTGGATCGGTGCGCCTGGCGGCGCTGCTCGCCGCCGGCCACGACCGCGAGGCCGTGCTCGGCGGCCTCGTGCTGGGACCGGAGGGCGTTGACCTGGTATTCGCGGCGGCCGCCGCGCGGGCGGCAGAAGCGCTGCACGCCGCCGGCCTCACCGAGGCCTGGCGCCAGCAGCTCCCGCACCTCACGGGTGAGCTCTGCTATGGCGGGGTGGTGCCGGAGCCCGGCGCTGCGCTGCCCGCGCCCAGCCCCCTCCTGGTGGCCGACCTCAGGGCGCTGGGGCTCTCGGGGCGGCATCCGCTGGTGCTGGCGCGGGTCTCCACCGATGCCGACCGCCTGGGAGCGATCGGGCTCGCCCGCGTGGTGAACTACTGGCGGGCCATCGGGGTGCCGGTGGACTACCTGGTGCTTCTGGATGAGGTGCGCGAGCTCAACCTCCCCACCGCGCGGGGCCAGGGCTCGGTCACCCTGCTGCGCCACGCGGTGGAGGTGCCGGCCGACCTGCACCGCCTGGCGGCGCGCACCGCCTGCCACACCATGGGCCAGGCCCGGGCCGCCACCCCGGCCGCCCCGCCCGCTCCCGCCCCCCGGCCCCACGTGGCGCCCACCCCGCGCGAGCAGAGCCGGCCGGAGCCGCTCCAGTTCTTCAACGGTTTCGGCGGCTTCTCCGCCGATGGGCGGGAGTACGTCATCCGCCTGCCCTGGGCCAAGGGCACGCACCAGCGTCCGCCCCTCAGCTGGACCAACGTGATCGCCAACGAGGAACTCGGCTTCCTCGTCACCGAGGGCGGCGCCGGGTACACCTGGAGCGGCAACAGCCGGGAGAACCGCCTCACGCCGTGGAGCAACGATCCCGTCGGCGACCCGCACGGCGAGGCGCTCTACCTGCGCGACCCGGCGAGCGGCCGGGTCTGGTCCCCGACGCCGGGGCCCGTCCCCGGGCCGGGTGACTACGAGGTGCGCCACGGCTTCGGCTACACGGTGCACCAGCACCGGAGCGACGGGCTGGAGCAGACCGTCACCAGCTTCGTCCCGCGCCACGACGGCGTGAAGCTGGTGCGGGTGCGGGTGGCCAACCTGGGCCGCACCGCGCGACAGCTGGAGCTCACCCACTACGCGGAGTGGGTGCTCGGCGGGCTGCGCCAGGACACCGCGCGGTATGTCGTCACCGAGCGCGACCCGGCCACCGGCGCCCTCTTCGCGATGAACCCATGGAACGGGGAGTTCTCGGCGCGCATCGCGTTCGCGGCCGTGCTGCCGCTGGCCGGCGCCGCGCTCCTCGACACCACCGCCGACCGCGCCGAGTTCCTCGGCCAGGGCGGCGATCCCTCCCGCCCGGCCGCGGTGCTGGCGGGCGTCCCGCTCGAGGGCCGGGCCGGCGCCGGCCTCGATCCCTGCGCGGCCTCCCGGGTGGCGCTCACCATCGCCCCGGGCGCAAGCGCCGAGTGCGTCTTCCTGCTGGGCCAGGCGCCGGGGCGTGACGCCGCGCGCGCGCTGCTGCGCCGCTACCAGGGCGAGGCCGCGGTCACCGGCGCCTTCGACGGCATCGTGGCCTTCTGGCGCGACCTGCTCGGCCGGGTCCAGGTCCGGACCCCCTCACAGCCCCTCGACCTGATGGTCAATGGCTGGCTGGCCTACCAGAACCTCGCCTGCCGGGTGTGGGGCCGCTCCGCATTCTACCAGAGCGGTGGCGCGTTTGGCTTCCGCGACCAGCTGCAGGACACCGCCGCGCTGGTCTACCTCGATCCGGCCCTGACCCGGCGCCAGATCGTGCTCCACGCCTCGCACCAGTTCGTCGAGGGCGACGTGCTGCACTGGTGGCACCCCCCGCTCAGCAAGGGGATCCGTACCCGCTTCTCCGACGACCTCCTCTGGCTGCCGTCCATCACGGCGGGTTACGTGCAGCAGACCGGCGACACCTCCGTGCTCGACGAGGATGCCCGGTTCCTCACCGCCCCCGCCCTGCACCCGGGCGAGGACGAGACCTTCTTCCTCCCCACCGAGGCGGGCGAGTCGGGAACCGTGTACGAGCACTGCTGCCGCGCCCTGGACCGCTCGCTCACCCGCGGGGTGCACGGCCTCCCGCTCATGGGCACCGGCGACTGGAACGACGGGATGAACCGGGTGGGCCGCGAGGGGAAGGGCGAGAGCGTATGGCTGGGGTTCTTTCTCTACCACATCCTCGACGCCTTCCTGCCGCTGGCGGCGGCCCGCGACGACGCCGCGCGCGTCGTCCGGTATCGCGACTACCAGGGGCGGCTCCGCGCGGCGCTCAATGCCGACGGCTGGGATGGCGCCTGGTACCGCCGGGCGTGGTACGACAACGGCGCCCCGCTCGGCTCCGCCAAGAGCGACGAGTGCCAGATCGACGCGATCGCGCAGGCGTGGGCGGTGCTGTCCGGCGCCGCGCCCGCCGATCGGGCCGCGCAGGCGCTCAACTCGCTGGAGGACCACCTGGTCTCCGAGCGTGACGGCATCATCCGCCTCCTGACCCCGGCCTTCGACCGCACCCCCCACGACCCCGGCTACATCAAGGGGTACCTCCCGGGCGTGCGCGAGAACGGCGGGCAGTACAC encodes:
- a CDS encoding Tat pathway signal protein produces the protein MSFRRGTPVLALCLPLLAAACGDAPGPAAAAPPTALELAFLDTLEQRTFNFFWERTDPTTGLTPDRWPTPSFSSIAAVGYALTAYPIGVERGYITRAEAAERTKTTLAWFWQAPQGPDATGMSGHQGFFYHFLDMPSGARFRDVELSTIDTALLLAGVLFCREYYDGPDATETGIRALADSLYRRADWQWAQRTPPLVNMGWKPEDGWQPLDWRGYDEAMIVYLLALGSPTHPVDSTAWAAWSATYQWGTYHGQAHVGFAPLFGHQFSHVWVDFRGIQDPYMRSRGLDYFENSRRATLAQRAYAIANPDGWRGYGKDAWGISASDGPADVTLPYNGRDRRFFTYAARGASFTEVRDDGTISPMASASSLPFAPEVVLPTLVAMRETYGDALFGQYGFVDAFNPTFQFPGVTPSQGRIVPGVGWFDTDYLGLDQGPIVAMTANYRRDFVWKYMRKSPYLIQGLRRAGFTGGWLGS
- a CDS encoding extracellular solute-binding protein; amino-acid sequence: MAGLVNRAGAAALLAALLLGCGGERGAPATTLRFWAFGREGEVVQALVRDWERGHPGVRVEVQQIPWSAAHEKLLTAHVGHATPDLAQLGNTWVPELVTLDALLPLDSLQRAAADMDTSGHFPGIWATNVVDGRLWGIPWYVDTRVLFYRRDLLARAGYARMPEDWAGWLEAMRALKRLGGERRYAIFLPLNEWPPQAILGLQQGSPLLTADGRGAFGDSAFARAFDFMLNLYREGLAPPVSNTEIANLYQEFARGTFSMYISGPWNLGEFRRRIPADQQHAWATAPLPGPTGAASGVSLAGGASLVIFRASRQQALAWDLVRYLSQPAQQARFYHLTGDLPARREAWADSALAADSAAAAFRVQLTRAVPTPMVPEWEQVTTKIMDQTEAAVRGGVTPAEALAALDREVDRLLERRRYLLARRPGPER
- a CDS encoding sugar ABC transporter permease; translation: MSRPEARAESRAGWLFITPALALITVFFVLPVLAAFGLSFTDFDIYSIGDPGSTRFIGLGNYRTLWDSPLFWTALRNTTWFVVLGGPLSVLASLVAAVLVHSKLVRFRPLFRSAFFAPWVTTLVAVALVWRYVYHPQYGPLNALLQAVGLPAIDWLGHPAWAMPAIVLVSVWKNFGYNMLVFLAGLSNIPEELYEAAELDGAGAWHRFRHVTVPMLGPTFVFVGVVTMIASFQVFSEPYVMTQGGPLKSTLTLMLLMYEEGFRWWRLGFATAIAVVLFLLTLAGTLIQLRLRREPVA
- a CDS encoding carbohydrate ABC transporter permease encodes the protein MSRRLLRTVLLHALLLVGAGFAAGPLLWMVSASLMAPGEANHAPPPLVPSDPTLEHYRALFESQHLGRYFLNSLIIAVGGTLLGVLLTGMAGYAFAKLRFRGRQPLFRALLYGMVVPGQVAMLPMFLLLREMGLINTLFGAMIPVLAPIYGIFLVRQYALSIPDDLLDAARLDGAGEWRLFRSVVLPAIAPVLATLGVFTFLSAWNDFMWPLIVLSDDRRYTLPVALANLAGEHVQDVELIMGGAVVTVLPVFVAFLFLQRYYIQGIMAGSVKG
- a CDS encoding discoidin domain-containing protein, producing the protein MIAALLLVAGLGGQADTLAPRLLDSFERPEAWSAHPADGVRATLRGELGHRGHALRMDFDFQGGGGYAIARRTLPVDLPANYAFTFWLRATGPANTLEFKLVDASGENVWWYTERDRSFDGVWRRVTIRKRQITYAWGPQGGGELGHVAALELVITAGRGGRGTVWFDELELTPLPVAGPYTGAPLARAWSSLRGAPAALAVDGDTSTAWRNAAGGARDTATGGPPRALTIDFGRPREFGGLSLFWRPGGASATYDVQLSDDGRAWRTVRRVTEGNGGRDDLQLPDTETRWLRLLLRDALAGRRFALGEVVVQPLAWGATRNAFFGALAALAPAGSFPRYWSGRRAYWTVVGLDAAREEALFGEDGAAEVGKGDFSVEPFLRDGGRTLSWHDVIPEPTLEDGVLPIPSTTWRMPGLSLTVTAFAVGEPSHPNLVLRYRLRNEGQAPRTPTLYAAVRPFQVNPPSQFLNTSGGAARIDSVRWTGRALKVNADRLVIPLTRPGAVGATSFDAGEIASHLLRGTLPVATRARDPFGAASAALAWPLTLGPGDSASVYLEVPLTPGGRQALPANDPAVVEQALAETRGWWHERLERTRILLPPSGGHLARTIESTLAWILVNRDGPSIQPGSRSYERSWIRDGSLTSAALLRFGHPEVVRDFVRWFAGFQYPSGKVPCCVDARGADPVPEHDSHGQLVYLVAEYWRHTGDTALVRELWPHVTAAVSYLDSLRQTRRTGEYRSGPGEVFFGLLPPSISHEGYSAKPMHSYWDDIFALRGFTDAARMAEVLGDAAAASRYGALRDAFRADLLASWARVMARDGIDYLPGAADLGDFDATSTTVAVSPGGLQGIVPDAALRATFARYWRQARARADSGSTWENYTPYELRTVGTLLRLGWPDRARALLEQFLADQEPTGWNQWPEVVWHDRRVLKFIGDSPHTWVGSDFLRSAADLFAYEDEADGSLVLGAGLDPRWLEGEGVRVERLGTWWGPLSYTARREETSVRVRLGAGLRPPPGGIRVMVPGGPPPRQVLVDGVAQPAPSDGVVLLRRVPAEVVVVY
- a CDS encoding glycosyl transferase, whose amino-acid sequence is MTPRAALLSNGRYRVILSGAGTGASLFDDLALTRWSRDRTRDAEGVLLYIQDLDRGLAWSAGTSPMRGAPDGGGGEAGRGRARVWRHDGDVSTRLDVCVDPGADRELRVLTLYNHAVTPRRVAVTSYVEVALNHPAADAGHPAFSKLFVQTEQVPGAEALLARRRPRSPSERPVYLGHGLQLAGATRPPRAEWETDRARFIGRGRGVQHPAALEPGARLSGTTGNVLDPVLALRRHVTIPAGGSVRLAALLAAGHDREAVLGGLVLGPEGVDLVFAAAAARAAEALHAAGLTEAWRQQLPHLTGELCYGGVVPEPGAALPAPSPLLVADLRALGLSGRHPLVLARVSTDADRLGAIGLARVVNYWRAIGVPVDYLVLLDEVRELNLPTARGQGSVTLLRHAVEVPADLHRLAARTACHTMGQARAATPAAPPAPAPRPHVAPTPREQSRPEPLQFFNGFGGFSADGREYVIRLPWAKGTHQRPPLSWTNVIANEELGFLVTEGGAGYTWSGNSRENRLTPWSNDPVGDPHGEALYLRDPASGRVWSPTPGPVPGPGDYEVRHGFGYTVHQHRSDGLEQTVTSFVPRHDGVKLVRVRVANLGRTARQLELTHYAEWVLGGLRQDTARYVVTERDPATGALFAMNPWNGEFSARIAFAAVLPLAGAALLDTTADRAEFLGQGGDPSRPAAVLAGVPLEGRAGAGLDPCAASRVALTIAPGASAECVFLLGQAPGRDAARALLRRYQGEAAVTGAFDGIVAFWRDLLGRVQVRTPSQPLDLMVNGWLAYQNLACRVWGRSAFYQSGGAFGFRDQLQDTAALVYLDPALTRRQIVLHASHQFVEGDVLHWWHPPLSKGIRTRFSDDLLWLPSITAGYVQQTGDTSVLDEDARFLTAPALHPGEDETFFLPTEAGESGTVYEHCCRALDRSLTRGVHGLPLMGTGDWNDGMNRVGREGKGESVWLGFFLYHILDAFLPLAAARDDAARVVRYRDYQGRLRAALNADGWDGAWYRRAWYDNGAPLGSAKSDECQIDAIAQAWAVLSGAAPADRAAQALNSLEDHLVSERDGIIRLLTPAFDRTPHDPGYIKGYLPGVRENGGQYTHGALWAVRALAEAGRTDRAARLLEMLSPVTHARTPGDVRIYQVEPYVIAADVYGVAPHLGRGGWTWYTGSAGWMFRVALESVLGLTLVRGEEIALRPCIPAEWPGYSIHYRLPGGATSYEISVEQSPRRPERTVATVDDAAAEVRDGAVWLPLLKDGRSHTVRVVLGEDVGPAYRER